CGAAATTACGTTCGTAGGTACGAACGCCGATACGTCGCCCGCTTGGGTTTCGATAATCGGTAGTGCAGTCAAAGAACCCGTTTTACCTTTCACTTCACCTTTAGTGAAATGCTCTACATAATCCGCGTTAACACGAGCTGCACGCTCTAGTAGACGAGAGTGAAGGTAGAAAACATCACCAGGGAATGCTTCGCGGCCTGGTGGGCGACGAAGAAGTAGAGAGATTTGACGATAAGCTACAGCTTGTTTAGATAGGTCATCATAAACAATCAATGCATCTTCACCGCGATCACGGAAGTATTCACCCATTGCACAACCAGCGTATGGCGCTAGGTATTGCAATGCTGCAGATTCAGAAGCCGATGCTACAACCACGATAGTGTTTGCTAATGCGCCGTGCTCTTCCAATTTACGAACAACGTTTGCAATTGTTGATGCTTTCTGACCGATAGCAACGTAAATAGAATAGATTCCAGAATCTTTCTGGTTGATGATCGCATCGATCGCCATTGCTGTTTTACCAGTTTGGCGGTCACCGATGATCAACTCACGCTGACCACGACCGATTGGGATCATCGAGTCTACCGATTTGTAACCAGTTTGAACTGGTTGATCAACCGATTGACGATCAATAACGCCAGGTGCGATTACTTCTACAGGAGAAGTTAATGTTGCATTGATTGGACCTTTACCATCGATAGGTTCACCCAGAGTGTTAACCACACGACCAAGTAGTTCAGGACCAACTGGTACTTCAAGAATACGACCAGTACCAGTTACTTTTGTGCCTTCCTTAAGGTCAGCATAGGGGCCCATTACAACCGCACCAACCGAGTCACGCTCAAGGTTAAGTGCTAGTGCATAACGGCCACCCGGTAATTCAATCATTTCACCCTGCATCACGTCCGCTAGGCCGTGAATGCGGATAATACCATCGCTTACCGAAACGATAGTACCTTCGTTGCGAGCTTCACTAACAACGTTGAATTTCTCAATACGCTGTTTAATTAGATCGCTAATTTCCGTGGAATTAAGTTGCATGCTCCAATCCCCATCAAGACTGCAATGCATCGCTCAGGCGGTCTAAACGACCACGAGCTGAGTTATCGATGACTAGGTCTCCGGCTCGAATTACAACCCCAGCTAGTAGGGTCTCATCTATACTGCAATTCAGCAGGACTTTGCGCTCGAGACGCTGCTCTAGTTTGTTGATAATGTCTGTTTTTTGCTGTTCAGAAAGTTCAGTGGCAGAAATCACTTCTACATCCACCTTCGATTCATAATCTTTTTTCAAGACATGAAATTCAGCACAAACATCAGGAATAGCACGTAAGCGACCATTCTCAGCCATAACCTTAATTAGATTCTGACCATGTTCATCAAACTGTTCGCCACAAACACCGATAAAAATCTCTGCTAATTGCTCAGCAGACAGAGAACTGGTAATCAGTTCATGAATTTGCTCGTTATTTGCGACTTCAGCAGCGAATACCAACATTTCGGACCATTGTTCCAATTGTTGGCTCTCAACCGCAAAATCAAATGCTGCTTTAGCATAGGGGCGTGCAATAGTAGTCAAATCAGACATCAAGCGCCCCCTGCGTTAAAGTTTTGCAGTTATGTTGTCAAGAATATCTTTGTGCGCATCTTTATCGATTGAACGCTCTAAGATTTTCTCCGCACCAGCAATAGCCAGAGTTGCAACTTGTTTGCGCAGTTCATCGCGAGCACGGTTGCGTTCAGCTTCAATTTCAGCTTCTGCTTGTGTCAGGATCTTCTGGCGTTCAGCCAAAGCCTGCTCACGAGCTTCATCCAAAATTAGAGCTTTGCGCTTGTTTGCTTGCTCGATGACCTCAGTTGCTGTGCGCTTCGCTTCTTTCAATTGTTCGGAAGCGTTAACTTGTGCTAGATCCAAGTCTTTTTTTGCACGCTCAGCGGCTTGAAGACCATCAGCGATTTTTTGCTGACGTTCTTCAATCGCTTTGATGATTGGCGGCCACACGTACTTCATGCAGAACCAAACAAATAGAGCAAATGCGATAGCTTGACCTAACAGAGTTGCGTTCATATTCACAACAGCTACCCCCTATATGGACAGACTTGTGTTAATTAATCAAAGACAAAACTCCTGCG
This genomic window from Vibrio tritonius contains:
- the atpA gene encoding F0F1 ATP synthase subunit alpha, producing the protein MQLNSTEISDLIKQRIEKFNVVSEARNEGTIVSVSDGIIRIHGLADVMQGEMIELPGGRYALALNLERDSVGAVVMGPYADLKEGTKVTGTGRILEVPVGPELLGRVVNTLGEPIDGKGPINATLTSPVEVIAPGVIDRQSVDQPVQTGYKSVDSMIPIGRGQRELIIGDRQTGKTAMAIDAIINQKDSGIYSIYVAIGQKASTIANVVRKLEEHGALANTIVVVASASESAALQYLAPYAGCAMGEYFRDRGEDALIVYDDLSKQAVAYRQISLLLRRPPGREAFPGDVFYLHSRLLERAARVNADYVEHFTKGEVKGKTGSLTALPIIETQAGDVSAFVPTNVISITDGQIFLQTELFNAGVRPAVDPGISVSRVGGSAQTKIIKKLSGGIRTALAQYRELAAFAQFSSDLDEATKKQLNHGQKVTELMKQKQYAPMSIFDQAIVIFAAERGYLADVELNKVLDFEAALLSFSRAQYADLALEIDKTGAYNNDIEDKLNKLVEEFKATQSW
- the atpH gene encoding F0F1 ATP synthase subunit delta is translated as MSDLTTIARPYAKAAFDFAVESQQLEQWSEMLVFAAEVANNEQIHELITSSLSAEQLAEIFIGVCGEQFDEHGQNLIKVMAENGRLRAIPDVCAEFHVLKKDYESKVDVEVISATELSEQQKTDIINKLEQRLERKVLLNCSIDETLLAGVVIRAGDLVIDNSARGRLDRLSDALQS
- the atpF gene encoding F0F1 ATP synthase subunit B gives rise to the protein MNMNATLLGQAIAFALFVWFCMKYVWPPIIKAIEERQQKIADGLQAAERAKKDLDLAQVNASEQLKEAKRTATEVIEQANKRKALILDEAREQALAERQKILTQAEAEIEAERNRARDELRKQVATLAIAGAEKILERSIDKDAHKDILDNITAKL